From a region of the Neobacillus niacini genome:
- a CDS encoding LicD family protein produces the protein MNSMDMLHQVDLDIVKEVIAICEKHDFTYYMLGGTMLGAIRHKGFIPWDDDIDLGIPRKDYDKFLEVAPRELSSYLKLVNYHTDPNYPYYITRILDTKTKVVEERIGNENKYTNASIDIFPVDGTPNNKVLRKIYFFRVLYHRALMSLCYKDSIDRKRPRGIAERALLWVMECIPVEKMTTPYKQKCKIDKLLKSQRIEDSKYIGNIMGAYRTKEIVPAEFYGKGKFYQFEDIQLRGMDMYDEYLTYTYGDYMQLPPEDKRKTHFRILEIHGKRVEE, from the coding sequence ATGAACAGCATGGATATGCTCCATCAGGTTGATTTAGATATTGTAAAAGAAGTGATAGCCATCTGTGAAAAGCATGATTTCACCTATTATATGTTGGGTGGCACAATGCTGGGAGCTATCCGTCACAAGGGGTTTATTCCGTGGGATGATGACATTGATTTGGGAATACCCCGAAAAGATTATGACAAGTTCTTAGAAGTTGCTCCTAGAGAGTTGTCTTCGTATTTAAAACTTGTAAATTATCATACTGATCCTAATTATCCCTACTATATTACTAGAATACTGGACACAAAGACTAAGGTTGTAGAAGAAAGAATTGGAAATGAAAATAAGTATACCAATGCTTCAATTGATATCTTTCCGGTAGATGGTACGCCAAACAATAAGGTTTTGAGAAAGATTTACTTCTTCAGAGTTTTATATCATCGTGCATTAATGTCTCTTTGTTATAAGGATTCAATTGATAGGAAACGCCCTCGTGGAATAGCAGAAAGAGCATTACTGTGGGTTATGGAATGCATCCCTGTTGAAAAGATGACCACTCCATATAAGCAAAAATGCAAAATTGATAAGTTGCTTAAGAGCCAGAGAATTGAAGATTCTAAGTACATTGGAAATATCATGGGAGCGTACCGTACCAAGGAAATTGTACCTGCTGAGTTCTATGGAAAGGGCAAATTCTATCAGTTTGAGGATATTCAGCTCCGTGGCATGGATATGTATGATGAGTATTTAACATATACGTATGGCGACTATATGCAATTGCCACCTGAAGATAAGAGAAAGACTCATTTTAGAATTTTAGAAATACACGGCAAAAGGGTTGAAGAATAA
- a CDS encoding capsular polysaccharide synthesis protein produces MGLKQTFEKQGGITLLKRYWQSGALFTALGVFLLLGKSRTALEILRLSTQLKAKQKLEKKYKSRLAAFDKDYDYTLPHEQSNKVWVCWFQGMENAPALVQKCFQSLQENLTDREIILITADNIADYVKFPDFIIDKWEKGQITHTHMTDLLRLELLINHGGLWLDATVFCTCKRDTIPDYYFDSDLFLYQCLKPGRDGHSHLSSSWLMSATTNNKMLMAIRYLCYEYWKMNTEMLDYFLLHDFISIVFEHYQEEWKKIVPSDNATPHILLLRLFDQYDKRIWEAIKGQAPFHKMTYKFKDEQTKLSGTYYDVLFR; encoded by the coding sequence ATGGGGTTAAAACAAACATTTGAAAAACAGGGCGGAATAACGCTCCTTAAGAGATACTGGCAGAGTGGAGCATTATTCACAGCGTTGGGGGTATTTTTGCTTTTGGGAAAAAGCCGAACCGCATTGGAAATATTACGCCTTTCTACTCAGCTAAAAGCTAAACAGAAGCTGGAAAAGAAATATAAAAGCAGATTGGCTGCCTTTGATAAGGATTATGATTATACTTTACCACATGAACAGAGCAATAAAGTATGGGTATGCTGGTTTCAAGGAATGGAAAATGCGCCTGCATTAGTCCAAAAATGTTTCCAGTCTTTGCAAGAGAATCTTACCGATCGGGAAATTATTCTAATTACTGCCGATAATATAGCAGATTATGTGAAGTTCCCGGATTTCATCATTGATAAATGGGAAAAAGGCCAAATCACACATACACACATGACTGATTTGCTTCGGTTGGAATTGCTGATCAATCATGGAGGACTGTGGCTAGATGCCACAGTATTCTGTACATGCAAACGAGATACTATTCCGGATTATTACTTCGACTCGGATCTGTTCTTATATCAGTGTCTGAAGCCTGGACGAGATGGACATAGTCATCTATCTTCAAGTTGGCTTATGAGCGCCACTACGAATAATAAAATGCTAATGGCTATTCGATATCTTTGTTATGAATATTGGAAGATGAATACAGAAATGCTAGACTATTTCCTACTGCATGATTTTATTTCTATCGTCTTTGAACATTATCAGGAAGAGTGGAAAAAGATTGTTCCGAGTGATAATGCAACACCGCATATCCTTTTGTTGAGATTGTTTGATCAGTATGACAAACGGATATGGGAAGCAATAAAAGGGCAGGCGCCGTTCCATAAGATGACATATAAATTTAAAGACGAACAGACAAAACTGAGTGGTACATATTATGATGTGCTGTTCAGATGA